A genomic region of Gemmatimonadota bacterium contains the following coding sequences:
- the ilvD gene encoding dihydroxy-acid dehydratase, whose translation MSESRPLNRYSARITRPEAQAASQAMLHATGLTPEDLEKAQVGIASMWWEGNPCNMHLLDLAADVAAGVREADLVPMRFNTIGVSDGISMGTDGMSFSLPSRDLIADSIETVVRAQWYDGLVCLPGCDKNMPGSLMALGRLDRPGLMIYGGTIRAGRLDGEALDVVSVFESYGQRLAGTIDEQRFRRVVRTACPGPGACGGMYTANTMASAAEALGMTLPFSASTPATDPAKRAECRAAGAALRRLLELDLTPRKILTRAAFENALVLVTVLGGSTNAVLHLLAIAASVDVPLDLADIQAVSDRTPWLADLKPSGRYVMEDLHRVGGVPAVLKRLLREGLVDGSCLTVTGRTLAENLEDVDDLHEGQDVVRPLSRPLKPTGHLRILHGSLAPEGAVAKITGKEGLRFSGPARVFDREEAALEALQEGTIAEGSVVVVRYEGPKGGPGMPEMLTLTSAIMGAGLGGSVALITDGRFSGGSHGFVVGHVAPEAQVGGPIALLADGDGVTIDAEANRIEWDIPPEERARRRAAWREPPLPVDRGVLLKYVRSVSSASLGCVTDR comes from the coding sequence GTGAGCGAGTCCCGACCCCTGAACCGCTACAGCGCGCGCATCACCCGGCCCGAGGCGCAGGCGGCCTCCCAGGCCATGCTGCACGCGACCGGTCTGACGCCGGAGGACCTCGAGAAGGCCCAGGTCGGCATCGCGTCCATGTGGTGGGAGGGCAATCCCTGCAACATGCACCTGCTCGACCTGGCCGCGGACGTGGCGGCCGGCGTGCGGGAGGCCGACCTCGTCCCGATGCGCTTCAACACCATCGGCGTGAGCGACGGCATCTCGATGGGCACCGACGGGATGAGCTTCTCCCTGCCGTCGCGGGATCTCATCGCCGACTCCATCGAGACCGTGGTGCGCGCCCAGTGGTACGATGGCCTCGTCTGCCTGCCCGGCTGCGACAAGAACATGCCGGGGTCGCTCATGGCGCTCGGCCGCTTGGATCGACCCGGGCTGATGATCTACGGCGGCACCATCCGGGCGGGCCGTCTCGACGGTGAGGCCCTGGACGTGGTGTCGGTGTTCGAGAGCTACGGACAGCGCCTGGCCGGCACCATCGACGAGCAGCGCTTCCGGCGCGTCGTGCGCACCGCGTGCCCCGGCCCCGGGGCCTGCGGAGGGATGTACACGGCCAACACCATGGCCAGCGCCGCCGAGGCGCTGGGCATGACCCTGCCGTTCAGCGCCTCCACCCCCGCCACCGATCCGGCCAAGCGCGCCGAGTGCCGTGCGGCCGGCGCCGCGCTCCGCCGCCTGCTGGAGCTGGACCTCACACCGCGCAAGATCCTCACGCGCGCCGCGTTCGAGAACGCGTTGGTGCTGGTGACGGTGCTGGGCGGCTCCACCAATGCGGTGCTCCACCTGCTTGCCATCGCCGCGTCGGTGGACGTGCCGCTCGACCTCGCGGACATCCAGGCCGTGAGCGACCGCACCCCGTGGCTGGCGGACCTCAAGCCGTCCGGGCGCTACGTCATGGAGGATCTGCACCGGGTGGGCGGCGTCCCGGCCGTGTTGAAGCGGCTCCTGCGCGAGGGCCTCGTGGACGGGTCGTGCCTCACCGTGACGGGCCGCACGCTGGCGGAGAACCTGGAGGACGTGGACGACCTGCACGAGGGTCAGGACGTGGTGCGCCCGCTGTCCCGCCCGCTCAAGCCCACCGGACACCTGCGCATCCTGCACGGGAGCCTGGCGCCAGAGGGCGCGGTGGCCAAGATCACCGGCAAGGAGGGCCTGCGGTTCAGCGGACCGGCCCGGGTCTTCGACCGGGAGGAAGCGGCCCTGGAGGCGCTGCAGGAAGGAACGATCGCCGAGGGATCGGTGGTGGTGGTGCGCTACGAGGGCCCGAAGGGTGGACCCGGGATGCCGGAGATGCTGACGCTTACATCGGCGATCATGGGTGCGGGCCTGGGCGGATCGGTGGCGCTGATCACGGACGGACGGTTCTCGGGCGGCAGCCACGGCTTCGTGGTCGGCCACGTGGCCCCGGAGGCACAGGTGGGCGGACCGATCGCGCTGCTGGCGGACGGGGACGGCGTCACCATCGACGCGGAGGCGAACCGCATCGAGTGGGACATCCCCCCGGAGGAACGGGCCCGGCGCCGGGCCGCCTGGCGCGAGCCTCCGTTGCCGGTCGACCGCGGGGTGCTGCTGAAGTACGTGCGCAGCGTCTCCTCCGCGTCGCTGGGCTGCGTGACGGACCGATGA
- a CDS encoding chloride channel protein, which produces MTPPPLERLRLRFAQSETTAPLLIAIAVGLLAGGGAIVLRVLIAAVQWVFFGQGQKLGPALGLPPALANLHYFLAPPIGMVLVTLLVRRWAPEARGHGVPEVQYAVRMRGGRIRPRVAAAKAVASAISIGSGGSVGREGPIVQIGSALGSSLGQLLGVSPDQLRVLVACGAAGAIGATFNAPIAGTIFGLEVILSSFVARSFGLVVISAVTATAVSQAALGREPAFHLVETFTLVNQWEFALYLALGVLLGIVATLYVRAVYWFEDSFEAWSRGPVFKATVGGLAVGALGFFGSPHLFGVGHEGVELALMGSLATGMMLALVFLKILATSITLGAGGSGGVFAPALFIGAMGGGAFGRIANDVLQIPIAPAGAYALVGMGALFAAAAHAPMTGIIILFEMTDNYEIILPLMFSVVVAYLISSKLHPDSIYSLKLRRRGALTPAGSASSVLDMVLVEDTMSRQFETLSPELTLDEMARFARSRRTRSWPVVDANERLVGIITDTDLEQAVLAGEMEGKTVGDAMTRKVLSCGPADTLRVAFRLFAQADVQQIPVLDSGSRAVVGVLRRHDMMWAYKELSEEHRKLLERAGGLLQVPGNTSVQVEVQVPSLDQGGHAHRVRDLHLPPHCLVVLVRRAERAFVPDGNTVAEPGDTLVLLTTEAHGDDLRGWAARWNSGVPA; this is translated from the coding sequence GTGACCCCTCCGCCCCTCGAGCGGCTCCGGCTGCGCTTCGCGCAGTCCGAAACCACGGCACCCCTGCTGATCGCCATCGCCGTCGGCCTGCTGGCCGGGGGCGGCGCGATCGTCCTGCGCGTCTTGATCGCCGCCGTCCAGTGGGTGTTCTTCGGCCAGGGGCAGAAGCTGGGACCCGCGCTCGGCCTGCCACCCGCGCTCGCGAACCTGCACTACTTCCTGGCGCCTCCCATCGGCATGGTCCTCGTGACGCTGCTGGTGCGGAGGTGGGCGCCGGAGGCCCGCGGACACGGCGTCCCCGAGGTGCAGTACGCCGTACGCATGCGCGGCGGGCGTATCCGTCCCCGGGTGGCTGCCGCCAAAGCGGTGGCGAGCGCCATCTCCATCGGCTCGGGCGGATCGGTGGGGCGCGAGGGTCCGATCGTGCAGATCGGCTCCGCGCTCGGCAGCTCCCTGGGACAGCTCCTGGGCGTCTCGCCCGATCAGCTCCGCGTGCTCGTCGCCTGCGGCGCCGCGGGTGCCATCGGCGCCACCTTCAACGCGCCGATCGCGGGCACCATCTTCGGGCTCGAGGTGATCCTCTCCAGCTTCGTGGCCCGCTCGTTCGGGCTGGTGGTCATCTCGGCCGTGACCGCCACGGCGGTCTCGCAGGCCGCGCTCGGACGCGAGCCCGCCTTCCACCTCGTGGAGACGTTCACGCTCGTCAACCAGTGGGAGTTCGCGCTCTACCTGGCACTCGGTGTGCTGCTGGGCATCGTGGCCACCCTGTACGTGCGTGCCGTCTACTGGTTCGAGGACTCGTTCGAGGCGTGGTCGCGCGGTCCGGTGTTCAAGGCCACCGTGGGCGGGTTGGCCGTGGGGGCGCTGGGCTTCTTCGGCAGTCCCCACCTCTTCGGGGTGGGGCACGAAGGGGTGGAGCTGGCCCTCATGGGGAGCCTCGCCACCGGGATGATGCTCGCGCTGGTGTTCCTGAAGATCCTCGCCACGTCCATCACGCTGGGAGCGGGGGGATCGGGTGGTGTCTTCGCGCCCGCGCTGTTCATCGGTGCCATGGGGGGCGGCGCGTTCGGTCGGATCGCCAACGACGTGCTGCAGATCCCGATCGCCCCGGCGGGCGCCTACGCCCTGGTGGGGATGGGGGCGCTCTTCGCGGCGGCCGCGCATGCGCCCATGACAGGGATCATCATCCTCTTCGAGATGACCGACAACTACGAGATCATCCTCCCGCTGATGTTCTCCGTGGTCGTGGCTTATCTGATCTCGTCCAAGCTCCATCCGGACTCGATCTATTCGCTCAAGCTGCGGCGGCGCGGCGCGCTCACGCCGGCCGGCAGCGCCTCCAGCGTGCTCGACATGGTGCTGGTCGAGGACACCATGAGTCGGCAGTTCGAGACGCTCTCGCCGGAGCTCACGCTGGACGAGATGGCGCGCTTCGCGCGCTCGCGCCGCACCCGCAGCTGGCCCGTGGTGGACGCGAACGAGCGCCTGGTGGGCATCATCACCGACACGGATCTCGAACAGGCCGTGCTGGCCGGCGAGATGGAGGGGAAGACCGTCGGCGACGCCATGACGCGCAAGGTGCTGTCGTGCGGGCCGGCGGACACGCTGCGCGTGGCCTTCCGGCTCTTCGCCCAGGCGGACGTGCAGCAGATCCCGGTCCTGGACAGCGGCTCGCGAGCCGTGGTGGGCGTGCTGCGCCGCCACGACATGATGTGGGCCTACAAAGAGCTCAGCGAGGAGCACCGCAAGCTCCTGGAGCGGGCGGGCGGGCTCTTGCAGGTGCCCGGCAACACGTCCGTGCAGGTGGAGGTCCAGGTCCCGTCCCTGGACCAGGGCGGCCACGCCCACCGGGTGCGCGACCTGCATCTCCCGCCGCACTGCCTGGTGGTGCTGGTGCGGCGCGCCGAGCGCGCCTTCGTCCCCGACGGGAACACCGTGGCGGAACCGGGTGACACGCTCGTGTTGCTCACCACCGAGGCCCACGGGGACGACCTGCGCGGCTGGGCCGCGCGTTGGAACAGCGGCGTGCCGGCCTGA
- a CDS encoding ketopantoate reductase family protein, with the protein MRFAVVGAGGLGGYLGALLARAGEDVHLVARGAHREAIVADGLRIREPAGEWVVRVPCAVSAADVGRPDVVLITVKTYDLDAVAPSVRALVEQGALAVPLLNGVDAVERLVAAGVRADRVLAGLAYVTAFKTGPGVLERQGEHRRMVLSSPAGAPAGFVTPLARALARAGVDVEVSADLRAELWRKMGVVCALATLCAPARSALGPVRAHPHGRALQERAVAEVARVARALGVPVPDDEEAQVHAVLDAFPDTFYPSLLHDLRTGRRTEVHALNATVARLARQAGIEAPLAELTALAVEPQPPR; encoded by the coding sequence ATGAGGTTCGCGGTGGTGGGCGCGGGCGGCCTGGGCGGCTACCTGGGCGCCCTGCTCGCGCGGGCCGGCGAGGACGTGCACCTGGTGGCGCGCGGCGCACACCGGGAGGCGATCGTCGCGGATGGGCTGCGCATCCGGGAGCCCGCGGGGGAATGGGTGGTGCGCGTACCCTGCGCGGTGTCGGCTGCCGACGTGGGCAGGCCGGACGTCGTGCTGATCACCGTCAAGACCTACGATCTGGACGCGGTGGCCCCCTCGGTGCGCGCGTTGGTGGAGCAGGGTGCGCTCGCCGTGCCGCTCCTGAACGGGGTGGACGCCGTCGAACGACTGGTGGCCGCGGGTGTGCGGGCGGACCGCGTGCTGGCGGGTCTGGCCTACGTCACGGCCTTCAAGACCGGACCCGGCGTGCTCGAGCGCCAGGGCGAGCATCGCCGCATGGTGTTGAGTTCCCCGGCCGGCGCGCCCGCCGGGTTCGTCACCCCGCTGGCCCGGGCGCTCGCGCGGGCGGGGGTGGACGTGGAGGTCTCCGCGGATCTGCGCGCCGAGCTCTGGCGGAAGATGGGCGTGGTATGCGCTCTGGCCACGCTCTGCGCCCCGGCGCGCTCGGCGCTGGGACCCGTGCGGGCCCATCCGCACGGGCGCGCGCTCCAGGAGCGCGCGGTGGCCGAGGTAGCCCGGGTGGCGCGCGCGCTCGGCGTGCCCGTCCCCGACGACGAGGAGGCCCAGGTGCACGCGGTGCTCGACGCCTTCCCGGACACGTTCTATCCGAGCTTGCTCCACGATCTTCGCACCGGCCGGCGCACCGAGGTGCACGCGCTGAACGCCACGGTCGCACGCCTGGCACGCCAGGCGGGCATCGAGGCGCCCTTGGCCGAGCTCACGGCGCTGGCCGTGGAGCCGCAGCCTCCGCGCTAG
- a CDS encoding twin-arginine translocation signal domain-containing protein has translation MSTDRRSFLKAAGTALGAAAVGTGCAPNPASDREDAAASTSLDGGLLRAVAVLVLPAELSPVEQEEAVQGFERWAAGYEPVAELNHGYGTSEIRYGPPDPRPGWAAQLRGLDLEAQRRSQTGFAALERTEADPLLRGHLAGARGGLGAPLQAEHVALALLGWWLSTPDATDRCYGVRIAPQTCRGIDTAPAEPEAIL, from the coding sequence ATGAGCACCGATCGTCGCAGCTTCCTGAAGGCCGCCGGGACCGCCTTGGGCGCCGCGGCGGTGGGTACTGGATGCGCACCGAATCCAGCGAGCGACCGTGAGGACGCTGCGGCGAGCACGTCCCTGGACGGCGGACTGCTGCGCGCGGTGGCCGTGCTGGTGCTGCCCGCAGAGCTGTCGCCGGTGGAGCAGGAGGAGGCCGTGCAGGGCTTCGAGCGCTGGGCCGCAGGCTATGAGCCCGTGGCCGAGCTCAACCACGGCTACGGGACGTCGGAGATCCGGTACGGCCCGCCCGACCCGCGGCCGGGCTGGGCGGCGCAGCTGCGGGGGCTGGATCTCGAAGCGCAGCGGCGCTCGCAGACGGGGTTCGCGGCGCTCGAGCGCACGGAGGCCGACCCGCTGCTCCGCGGCCACCTCGCAGGTGCACGCGGCGGGCTGGGCGCTCCGCTGCAGGCCGAGCACGTCGCCCTGGCCCTGCTGGGGTGGTGGCTGTCCACGCCGGATGCCACCGACCGCTGCTACGGCGTGCGCATCGCGCCGCAGACCTGTCGTGGCATCGACACCGCGCCCGCCGAGCCGGAGGCGATCCTGTGA
- a CDS encoding pyrroloquinoline quinone-dependent dehydrogenase yields MPSLRSCVAVLALPVLAACAAADAGTTDWTPTDADWPVYGGDDGGRRWSALDGVTPENVADLTVAWTWETGDVPVPGPMRPIPGQDVRAGNFEVTPLAIGDTLYVSTPFNRVVALDGATGAELWSYDPGTVDWGKPPNGTGLVHRGVAVWTGDGSRRLFLNTRWRLIALDAATGEPIESFGHRGEIDLTEQLLWRTNRLHYTQTSPPVVYGDLVILGNGVWDGFVYPNDPPGNIQAFDVRTGELVWSFNPIPQDGEFGNETWEDESWRVKGHTNAWAPMTVDTERGLLYVPMGTPSGDYYGGDRKGDNLFAETLLCLDARTGERKWHFQTVHHGLWDYDLPGAPVLYTAEVDGRSVDAVAIAAKTGFVYAFDRVSGEPIWPIEEREVPASDVPGERAARTQPFPTRPPPFSRQGFEEDDLVSLTPELNRRARDLTRGLRFGPLYTPPSLQGTLGMPGIIGGGNWGGSAVDPTTGFLYVKATEGPALFKLAPADTSRVVAEWDIDRDARGMTSVDGVPIIDPPYGTVTAIDMNAGEIVWQSPVGDNARVREHPLLAGVDLPERLGAAGAPGPIVTAGGLVFVAGGADVLTAFDAATGARLWEGPLPGRGYANPMTYATRDGRQYVVIATGGGADGGTLVAFALPPEGAR; encoded by the coding sequence ATGCCCTCGCTGCGTAGCTGCGTCGCCGTCCTGGCCCTACCCGTCCTCGCGGCCTGCGCCGCGGCCGACGCAGGCACCACGGACTGGACGCCGACCGACGCGGACTGGCCCGTCTATGGCGGCGACGACGGCGGCCGCCGCTGGTCCGCGCTCGATGGGGTCACGCCCGAGAACGTCGCGGACCTGACCGTGGCCTGGACCTGGGAGACGGGAGACGTCCCGGTTCCGGGCCCGATGCGCCCGATCCCGGGTCAGGACGTCCGGGCCGGCAACTTCGAGGTCACGCCGCTCGCCATCGGCGACACGCTCTACGTCTCCACGCCCTTCAACCGCGTCGTGGCATTGGACGGTGCGACGGGCGCGGAGCTGTGGAGCTACGACCCGGGCACCGTGGACTGGGGCAAGCCACCGAACGGCACCGGCCTGGTGCACCGGGGCGTCGCGGTCTGGACCGGCGACGGCAGCCGACGGCTCTTCCTGAACACGCGCTGGCGGCTGATCGCGCTGGACGCCGCCACGGGCGAGCCCATCGAAAGCTTCGGGCACCGGGGCGAGATCGACCTCACCGAGCAGCTCCTGTGGCGCACCAACCGTCTGCACTACACGCAGACGTCTCCACCCGTCGTGTACGGCGATCTGGTGATCCTGGGCAACGGCGTGTGGGACGGCTTCGTGTATCCCAACGATCCGCCCGGCAACATCCAGGCGTTCGATGTGCGAACGGGCGAGCTCGTGTGGTCCTTCAACCCCATCCCCCAGGACGGGGAGTTCGGCAACGAGACGTGGGAAGACGAATCCTGGCGCGTGAAGGGCCACACCAACGCGTGGGCGCCGATGACGGTGGACACCGAGCGCGGTCTGCTCTACGTGCCCATGGGGACGCCAAGCGGCGACTACTACGGCGGAGACCGCAAGGGCGACAATCTGTTCGCCGAGACGCTGCTCTGCCTGGATGCACGCACGGGCGAGCGGAAGTGGCACTTCCAGACCGTACACCACGGGCTGTGGGACTACGACCTGCCCGGCGCGCCGGTGCTCTACACCGCGGAGGTGGACGGGCGCAGCGTGGACGCGGTGGCCATCGCGGCCAAGACGGGGTTCGTGTACGCGTTCGACCGGGTGAGCGGCGAGCCCATCTGGCCCATCGAGGAGCGCGAGGTGCCCGCGAGCGACGTACCGGGTGAGCGGGCCGCACGCACGCAGCCCTTTCCCACGCGGCCCCCGCCGTTCTCCCGCCAGGGCTTCGAGGAGGACGATCTGGTGAGCCTCACGCCGGAGCTCAACCGGCGCGCCCGGGACCTCACGCGCGGGTTGCGCTTCGGGCCGCTCTACACGCCGCCGTCCCTGCAAGGGACGCTGGGGATGCCCGGCATCATCGGTGGGGGGAACTGGGGCGGCTCCGCGGTGGATCCGACCACCGGCTTCCTCTACGTGAAGGCCACCGAGGGCCCGGCCCTGTTCAAGCTGGCGCCGGCGGACACCAGCCGCGTGGTGGCGGAGTGGGACATCGACCGCGACGCGCGGGGCATGACCAGCGTGGACGGCGTGCCGATCATCGACCCACCGTACGGGACCGTGACGGCGATCGACATGAACGCAGGCGAGATCGTGTGGCAGAGTCCGGTGGGGGACAATGCGCGTGTGCGGGAGCATCCCCTTCTCGCCGGGGTGGACCTGCCGGAGCGGCTGGGAGCGGCGGGCGCGCCCGGTCCCATCGTCACGGCGGGCGGCCTGGTCTTCGTGGCCGGCGGCGCGGACGTGCTGACCGCGTTCGACGCCGCCACGGGCGCGCGGCTGTGGGAGGGACCGCTGCCCGGACGCGGCTACGCGAACCCGATGACCTACGCCACCCGCGACGGACGGCAGTACGTGGTGATCGCGACCGGCGGCGGGGCGGACGGGGGAACGCTGGTGGCGTTCGCGCTGCCGCCGGAGGGAGCGCGATGA
- a CDS encoding response regulator: MIASAVPWTSGPQGTDIRSDRAPEPRAQVVLVPGSSAAARRMHASAIEDPPVGEELRVLLSPDARPHLKAAPGLTVGLWPVTDGPRNRAVFEALRPGALVLLCRSGRICGIHTLLVTDPGLDHGRLGGGETRRGPGLVLAVGDPVDLDYADVRAALGSGPASGPSGLTLLEGEAALDVAALLPAPVEPASVEPAVHPGPSPSPEGLPAPTGAASVPDDPMDRWYRQGLVAQRDALRIAVQGARGGDAGDVDSLRRLAAALARRAAERFPDLALAADRCARGPGPALLDAAQALVRRVEAEIEPGAADVVTVLVVEDDATTVVLLRAILDAPGRRILVAGTKAEADRLLSLERVDLVILDQTLPDVDGRELLVELRERPSTSAVPIIVVSGASGAQPQTEGFALGADAYFTKPVHPAVLSASVGAFLLRAAQIRDQALRDPLTGLRTRNVFLGALGDTWSALVRKGEPLTLGLLDVDRFRALNDFHGRDVGDAVLRLLASRLSTVLRRSDLVARWGDDAFAIALPHTDVAASHVALAKIRAALAAPGPTASGVRVPDVTCSVGLVALDSAESLEDGIMMAERRLAQAARGGGGRIVDSDERELPVDATVLLVEDDPLTARLIEERLTRDGLKVVHFGDGLDALEMTPTLTTAAIILDVATPGTDGFGLLRKLRESAAFAQVPIMMLTMERDAQVSRAFSMGATDTLRKPFSLSELSARVQRLIGGG; the protein is encoded by the coding sequence ATGATCGCCAGCGCAGTCCCCTGGACCTCCGGTCCGCAGGGTACGGACATCCGCTCCGACCGGGCCCCGGAGCCCCGTGCGCAGGTGGTCCTCGTTCCCGGTTCGAGCGCGGCCGCCCGGCGGATGCACGCGTCGGCCATCGAGGACCCGCCGGTCGGCGAGGAGTTGCGTGTCCTGCTGAGCCCCGACGCCCGTCCGCATCTGAAGGCGGCTCCGGGTCTGACCGTCGGGCTCTGGCCGGTGACCGATGGGCCCCGGAACCGGGCGGTCTTCGAGGCCCTGCGGCCCGGGGCCCTCGTGCTCCTGTGCCGCAGCGGCCGCATCTGTGGGATCCACACGCTGCTGGTCACCGACCCGGGGCTGGACCACGGCCGCCTCGGGGGCGGGGAGACCCGACGCGGGCCCGGGCTGGTGCTGGCCGTCGGCGACCCCGTGGATCTCGACTATGCCGACGTCCGCGCCGCTCTGGGCTCGGGACCGGCCTCGGGGCCCTCGGGGCTGACCTTGCTCGAGGGCGAGGCCGCCCTGGACGTGGCTGCGCTCCTGCCCGCACCCGTGGAGCCCGCGTCCGTCGAGCCCGCGGTCCATCCGGGGCCATCCCCGTCGCCCGAAGGGCTCCCGGCGCCGACCGGGGCGGCCTCCGTCCCCGACGATCCGATGGATCGCTGGTACCGGCAGGGTCTGGTGGCCCAGCGCGACGCGCTGCGGATCGCGGTACAGGGGGCCCGCGGTGGAGACGCGGGTGACGTCGACTCGCTGCGCCGTCTGGCCGCGGCGCTGGCGCGCCGCGCGGCCGAGCGGTTCCCTGACCTCGCGCTGGCGGCCGATCGCTGTGCCCGTGGCCCCGGGCCTGCGTTGCTGGACGCCGCGCAGGCCCTGGTGCGGCGGGTCGAGGCCGAGATCGAGCCCGGTGCCGCCGACGTCGTCACCGTCCTGGTGGTCGAGGACGACGCCACCACGGTGGTGCTCCTGCGTGCCATCCTCGACGCACCCGGTCGTCGTATCCTCGTCGCCGGCACCAAGGCCGAGGCCGATCGATTGCTTTCCCTCGAGCGCGTCGACCTGGTCATCCTCGATCAGACGCTGCCCGACGTGGACGGACGGGAGCTGCTCGTGGAGCTGCGGGAGCGACCGAGCACCTCGGCGGTGCCCATCATCGTGGTCTCGGGTGCCTCGGGGGCGCAGCCGCAGACGGAGGGGTTTGCGCTCGGTGCCGACGCGTACTTCACCAAGCCGGTGCACCCCGCGGTGCTGTCGGCGTCCGTCGGCGCCTTCCTGCTGCGCGCAGCGCAGATCCGGGATCAGGCCCTGCGCGACCCGCTCACCGGCCTGCGGACCCGCAACGTCTTCCTGGGTGCGCTGGGCGACACCTGGAGCGCGCTGGTCCGCAAGGGAGAGCCGCTGACGCTCGGCCTGCTGGACGTGGACCGCTTCCGGGCGCTCAACGACTTCCACGGACGGGATGTGGGAGACGCGGTCCTCCGACTCCTCGCCAGCCGACTGTCGACCGTGCTGCGGCGCTCGGACCTGGTGGCGCGCTGGGGGGACGACGCGTTCGCGATCGCGCTTCCCCACACCGACGTTGCCGCGTCCCATGTGGCGCTCGCCAAGATCCGCGCCGCGCTCGCGGCACCGGGACCGACCGCCTCGGGTGTGCGGGTGCCGGACGTGACCTGCTCCGTGGGTCTGGTGGCGCTCGACTCCGCCGAGAGTCTGGAGGACGGCATCATGATGGCCGAGCGGCGGCTGGCGCAGGCGGCCCGGGGCGGGGGAGGCCGCATCGTCGACTCCGACGAGCGTGAGCTGCCCGTCGACGCCACCGTCCTGCTGGTCGAGGACGATCCGCTCACCGCGCGGCTCATCGAGGAGCGACTCACCCGTGACGGTCTGAAGGTCGTCCACTTCGGCGATGGCCTCGACGCGCTGGAGATGACGCCCACGCTGACCACGGCTGCCATCATTCTCGACGTCGCCACGCCGGGCACCGACGGATTCGGTCTGCTGCGCAAGCTGCGCGAGAGCGCGGCCTTCGCGCAGGTCCCCATCATGATGCTCACCATGGAGCGGGACGCCCAGGTGTCACGAGCCTTCTCGATGGGCGCCACGGATACGCTGCGCAAGCCGTTCTCGCTGAGCGAGCTCTCCGCCCGGGTGCAGCGCCTGATCGGCGGGGGCTGA
- a CDS encoding Smr/MutS family protein, translating into MGRRRIPTVSGSDPGHADRLRHRNADETLDLHGLEVWQAESKVRFFLERTARQHAGGVVRIVTGRGLHSSDGPRLREAVEALLRERPEVAEQERALDGGSVLVRLR; encoded by the coding sequence ATGGGCAGACGCCGCATCCCCACCGTCTCCGGCTCCGACCCCGGGCACGCGGACCGGCTGCGCCACCGGAACGCGGACGAGACGCTCGATCTGCATGGGCTGGAGGTCTGGCAGGCCGAGAGCAAGGTGCGGTTCTTCCTGGAGCGGACCGCACGCCAGCACGCGGGAGGCGTGGTGCGGATCGTCACCGGACGCGGGCTCCACTCCAGCGATGGGCCCCGACTGCGCGAGGCGGTCGAAGCCCTGCTGCGCGAGCGTCCCGAGGTGGCCGAGCAGGAACGCGCGCTCGACGGGGGGAGCGTGCTGGTCCGGTTGCGCTAG